One Candidatus Culexarchaeum yellowstonense genomic region harbors:
- the radA gene encoding DNA repair and recombination protein RadA, whose product MSDKYSCLEDIPGIGPSTAEKLRKIGVSSPKQLSLYSLDELASMMDITDYSRLSRALYYVREAFHQSKIVSATELSSYRRGLPRISTKVSSIDNLLRGGLEPRCIYEFVGEYGSGKTQLCFQLSVTTQLTTNGGGVNGGVLYIDCEGTFSDARICRIAERFNLSDPLKSIFVSQPVNVDEQIDCIRIVAPNLIEEKNVRLIVLDGLVSHVRAEYRGREMLVARQQTLNYMLNFLMRIAMLYNVYVIVTNQIISRPTAGGSIAAAGGNVVAHGTTHRLFLQHSSLSNVKKGLEHFVRKMVVEDSPYLPRGEHAFFAICEDGVVDVL is encoded by the coding sequence TTGAGTGATAAGTACTCTTGCTTGGAGGATATTCCAGGTATAGGTCCAAGTACGGCTGAGAAACTTAGGAAGATTGGGGTATCAAGTCCAAAGCAGCTTTCACTTTACAGTTTAGATGAATTGGCTTCCATGATGGATATAACTGACTACTCGAGGTTGAGTAGAGCCTTATATTATGTGAGGGAAGCCTTCCATCAGAGTAAGATTGTAAGTGCAACTGAATTGTCCAGTTATAGGAGGGGGCTTCCAAGGATATCCACTAAAGTTTCCTCCATAGATAATCTTTTGAGGGGTGGTTTGGAGCCTAGATGTATATATGAGTTTGTTGGGGAGTATGGTTCTGGGAAGACGCAATTATGCTTCCAGCTTTCCGTTACAACTCAACTGACCACTAATGGTGGCGGCGTTAATGGCGGTGTTCTCTACATTGATTGTGAAGGGACATTTTCTGATGCTAGGATATGTAGGATAGCTGAAAGATTCAATTTAAGCGATCCACTCAAAAGTATATTCGTATCTCAGCCAGTTAATGTTGATGAGCAGATAGATTGCATTAGAATTGTTGCACCAAATTTGATTGAGGAGAAGAATGTTAGGTTGATAGTGCTGGATGGGCTTGTTTCACATGTTCGGGCTGAGTATAGGGGTAGGGAGATGCTTGTGGCTAGGCAGCAGACCCTTAACTACATGTTGAACTTCCTCATGCGTATAGCAATGCTCTACAACGTTTACGTCATTGTAACCAATCAAATAATATCGAGGCCAACTGCTGGTGGCTCCATTGCTGCTGCTGGTGGGAATGTGGTTGCCCATGGAACGACTCATAGATTGTTCTTGCAACATTCATCTTTGAGTAATGTGAAGAAGGGGTTGGAGCATTTCGTTAGGAAGATGGTTGTGGAGGATAGCCCCTACCTACCTAGGGGTGAGCATGCATTCTTCGCTATATGTGAGGATGGGGTTGTGGATGTATTGTGA
- a CDS encoding Trm112 family protein, translated as MKYRLMDILACPICKNFPLQLYVFHENKYEYNVDLGRKVLCEEYCGLNAKFLRDLDSGSIDCKACLMREVDEGVLFCSKCGRWYPIIEEIPHMLPDDLRDKNSDLSFLKKYANVLPANIVLKGLPWNLSTN; from the coding sequence TTGAAGTATAGGTTGATGGATATTCTTGCATGCCCAATTTGCAAGAATTTCCCATTACAGCTCTACGTTTTCCATGAGAACAAGTATGAGTATAATGTTGATCTTGGAAGGAAGGTCTTATGTGAGGAGTATTGTGGTTTGAATGCTAAGTTCCTTAGGGATTTAGATTCGGGTTCCATTGATTGTAAGGCTTGCCTCATGAGGGAGGTTGATGAGGGGGTTTTATTTTGCTCGAAGTGCGGTCGATGGTATCCCATAATTGAGGAGATACCACATATGCTTCCAGATGATTTGAGGGATAAGAATTCCGATCTCTCCTTCTTGAAGAAGTATGCTAACGTTTTACCTGCCAATATTGTTTTGAAGGGGCTTCCATGGAATTTATCCACCAATTAA
- a CDS encoding glycosyltransferase, with protein sequence MEDNSENKLPKVSIIIPVKNMENTIKDLLDSIMQLDYPKDKVEVIIVDGGSNDKTLEIASKYPVKILREEGRGPNHGRKVGVMNATGEIYAFTDGDCILPRDWLKRIVEKLKDPEVGCVGGSVFVSKDLEDNLIAKYSDESIMRVMPIAEKSEKTSDVKIFKHLALCNMAVKRDVLNIVGGLREDMKTFEDVDFMASICKSGYKVLRSPEIYVWHKHRSNVRELIKQTFNYGRGAPKFFKNHPEAQIARMFMLGLLAFIIYLVIVIAGLIMMINGNPTIIIAISTITLTALILDAMYYAIKTRNLLKALLYPLLDAMRIIAFASGSLIQTLIGG encoded by the coding sequence TTGGAAGATAACAGTGAAAACAAGTTACCAAAAGTATCAATAATAATTCCAGTTAAAAACATGGAAAACACCATAAAAGACTTATTGGATTCAATAATGCAATTAGACTACCCAAAGGATAAGGTGGAAGTCATAATTGTTGATGGAGGTTCCAATGACAAGACATTGGAAATAGCCTCAAAATATCCAGTAAAGATACTGAGGGAGGAGGGGAGGGGGCCGAACCATGGTAGAAAGGTAGGGGTAATGAATGCCACCGGGGAGATATATGCATTCACAGATGGAGACTGCATACTACCAAGAGATTGGCTTAAAAGAATAGTTGAAAAGTTAAAGGATCCGGAAGTTGGATGTGTTGGTGGAAGCGTATTCGTATCGAAAGATCTGGAGGACAATTTAATTGCAAAATATTCAGATGAATCAATAATGAGGGTAATGCCAATAGCTGAGAAGTCAGAGAAAACTAGTGATGTAAAGATTTTCAAACATTTAGCCTTATGCAACATGGCTGTAAAGAGAGATGTATTAAACATCGTAGGTGGACTAAGGGAGGATATGAAGACGTTCGAAGACGTAGACTTTATGGCCTCAATATGTAAAAGTGGATATAAAGTGCTGAGAAGCCCAGAAATATATGTATGGCACAAACACAGGAGTAATGTAAGGGAGCTAATTAAGCAAACATTTAATTATGGTAGGGGGGCCCCAAAATTCTTCAAAAATCATCCCGAAGCACAGATAGCAAGGATGTTCATGCTTGGGCTACTTGCATTCATAATATACCTCGTGATAGTAATTGCTGGATTAATCATGATGATAAACGGCAATCCAACAATAATAATTGCAATATCAACCATTACGTTAACAGCGCTAATATTGGATGCAATGTACTATGCTATTAAAACTAGGAACCTGTTGAAGGCGTTACTATATCCATTACTTGATGCCATGAGAATAATTGCCTTCGCCAGCGGAAGCTTAATACAAACATTAATTGGTGGATAA
- a CDS encoding winged helix-turn-helix domain-containing protein: MSDQLNIEDIKILSEETRIKIIKLLYDKGELGLNEIAEQIKKAKSTTSEHLKILLEKEFIKRIQTERGYRYKLAEKGVKAVKMLYENEELKLQGKPTGVNIQRILRQRSAWIKFAIPAITGASMTILSGKQLIIIALSILNGALFGAMKLKFRDLVIGGIIFSFITSIISANEIGVIAMPMILALSIIIYICVGGLTWAITKLVIKHG, translated from the coding sequence GTGAGTGATCAATTAAACATTGAAGACATAAAGATCCTTAGTGAAGAAACCAGGATAAAGATAATCAAACTACTATACGATAAGGGGGAACTTGGATTAAACGAAATAGCAGAACAAATAAAGAAGGCGAAATCAACAACATCAGAACATTTGAAAATACTATTGGAAAAGGAATTCATAAAAAGAATACAGACCGAGAGGGGATACCGATATAAATTGGCTGAAAAGGGGGTAAAAGCTGTAAAGATGCTATATGAAAATGAGGAGTTAAAGCTTCAGGGAAAACCAACTGGAGTAAATATACAAAGAATATTGAGGCAAAGGAGCGCATGGATCAAATTTGCAATACCAGCAATAACTGGAGCATCCATGACCATACTAAGCGGAAAACAACTTATAATCATAGCACTATCAATATTGAATGGAGCCCTTTTCGGAGCAATGAAATTGAAATTCAGAGACTTAGTGATCGGGGGAATAATATTCTCATTCATAACATCAATAATATCAGCAAATGAAATAGGGGTAATTGCAATGCCAATGATACTAGCACTATCAATAATAATATATATTTGTGTGGGAGGATTAACATGGGCAATAACCAAACTGGTGATAAAACATGGTTAA
- a CDS encoding ATP/GTP-binding protein — translation MDTIMLIGTAGSGKSSLTYTLSRWLEENDKSTGILNLDPGVRWLPYPPDIDIRDYINLDQIMMHYELGPNGALIAAVDMMINHIKDIREEIKSLDCEYLLIDTPGQMELFAFRRVGPQVISKISEENMIILFLIDAMFTQKPSDFASALLLATSVQYRFLKPQINIISKADLLSQNLKEKIEEWIEDPETLKMEIISSEDTLQSEISQRIVDVISEEMFAEIVFTSSITGEGGDALLGRIERILGKTIIE, via the coding sequence ATGGACACGATAATGCTTATTGGAACAGCTGGATCAGGTAAAAGCAGTTTAACATACACACTATCAAGATGGCTTGAGGAAAACGATAAATCCACTGGAATACTAAACTTGGATCCAGGAGTTAGATGGCTACCATACCCCCCAGACATAGACATAAGAGACTACATAAACCTAGACCAAATAATGATGCACTATGAACTCGGACCAAACGGAGCATTAATAGCAGCCGTAGATATGATGATAAACCACATAAAAGACATAAGAGAGGAAATAAAAAGCCTGGATTGCGAATACCTATTAATAGACACACCAGGCCAAATGGAACTCTTCGCTTTCAGAAGAGTTGGACCACAAGTAATCTCAAAGATATCAGAGGAAAACATGATAATACTATTCCTCATAGATGCAATGTTCACACAAAAACCAAGCGATTTCGCATCAGCACTACTACTCGCAACATCAGTGCAATATAGGTTCCTAAAACCACAAATAAACATTATATCAAAAGCAGACCTACTAAGCCAAAACTTAAAGGAGAAAATAGAGGAATGGATAGAAGACCCTGAAACCTTAAAAATGGAAATAATATCCAGCGAAGACACCTTGCAAAGCGAGATAAGTCAAAGAATCGTAGATGTGATAAGTGAAGAAATGTTTGCAGAAATAGTATTCACATCATCAATAACAGGCGAGGGGGGAGATGCACTCCTAGGAAGAATAGAGAGAATACTAGGAAAAACAATAATAGAATGA
- a CDS encoding radical SAM protein, with translation MSILLRPDSIIVMEDPEVKSRLSWYISVMRDEKPAKYLICKRVSAEFNPEDDMEELWREHEKRAMEFKKIYDEIREGKLSLNDLQTPKISFLDLKIEIVNRMLRECTFCERRCKVDRRVKAGFCRLDANTYVSSWFHHWGEEAPLVPSGTIFFSSCNFRCVFCQNYDISQLHPHGGVKVNAEMLAKISTTLRREGVRNINYVGGEPTPNLHTIVSSLKYMNINVPLLWNSNMYCSDETMKILLEIIDIGLPDFKYGNDECAKKLSAAENYFKIVARNHKIMHDYPIDMIIRHLVMPNHIQCCTKPVLKWISENTPRAMVNIMEQYRPEYLVEKYPERYSDINRRVSWSEMNEAYEYAEKLGICYKPVS, from the coding sequence ATGAGCATACTGCTAAGACCGGATTCAATAATTGTGATGGAAGACCCTGAAGTTAAGAGTAGATTATCATGGTACATTAGCGTTATGAGGGATGAGAAGCCAGCAAAATATCTGATATGCAAAAGGGTGAGTGCAGAATTCAACCCAGAAGATGACATGGAAGAATTATGGAGAGAACATGAAAAGAGGGCTATGGAATTCAAGAAGATATATGATGAGATAAGGGAGGGAAAATTAAGCTTAAACGATCTTCAAACCCCTAAAATTAGCTTCCTAGATTTGAAAATAGAGATAGTGAATAGAATGCTTAGGGAATGCACATTCTGTGAAAGGAGATGCAAGGTTGATAGGAGGGTTAAAGCTGGATTCTGCAGATTAGACGCCAATACATATGTATCATCATGGTTCCACCATTGGGGTGAGGAAGCCCCACTAGTTCCAAGCGGCACAATATTCTTCTCATCATGCAACTTTAGATGCGTATTCTGCCAAAACTATGATATAAGCCAACTGCACCCACATGGTGGAGTGAAGGTGAATGCTGAAATGCTTGCAAAAATATCAACAACATTGAGGAGGGAGGGGGTTAGAAACATAAATTACGTTGGAGGAGAACCAACACCAAACCTACACACCATAGTCAGTTCACTCAAATACATGAACATAAATGTTCCACTACTATGGAATAGCAACATGTACTGCAGCGATGAAACAATGAAAATACTCCTCGAAATAATAGACATAGGGTTGCCGGACTTCAAATATGGAAATGATGAATGCGCAAAGAAACTTTCAGCTGCAGAAAACTACTTCAAAATTGTAGCTAGAAATCATAAGATCATGCACGACTACCCAATAGATATGATAATAAGGCATCTGGTAATGCCAAACCACATTCAATGCTGCACAAAACCAGTCTTAAAATGGATAAGTGAGAATACTCCGAGGGCAATGGTGAACATTATGGAACAATATAGACCAGAATACTTGGTTGAAAAGTATCCAGAAAGATATAGTGATATTAATAGGAGAGTGAGCTGGAGCGAAATGAATGAAGCATACGAATATGCGGAAAAACTTGGAATATGCTACAAGCCAGTCTCGTAA
- a CDS encoding molybdopterin-binding protein: protein MVDNSVVEIISIGEELLIGKIVNTNAQWIAKRLTDMGWRVRRITTIGDDVNEIISAIREAVNRGTKVIITTGGLGPTFDDKTIEAISKATNRILKLDENVLREIEEKLKRRGRTLSEPAKKMAYIPEGSKIINNLIGTAPGIMLEYEGATIIALPGVPSELEDMFEREVIKILGFKHKFQEKELTIYNVPEAELAPTIIELMREIPDIYIKSHPKTELGNKITLKLHIYSQKYEDNDWNKVIEKVKEKIREKHNYCEIKEI from the coding sequence ATGGTGGATAACTCGGTAGTGGAGATAATAAGTATAGGAGAGGAGCTTCTGATAGGTAAAATAGTGAATACCAATGCACAATGGATTGCTAAGAGATTAACTGATATGGGATGGAGGGTTAGAAGAATAACCACCATTGGTGATGATGTAAATGAGATAATCTCAGCAATAAGGGAAGCCGTAAATAGAGGGACCAAAGTTATAATAACCACAGGCGGATTGGGACCAACATTCGATGATAAGACAATAGAAGCCATATCAAAAGCTACAAACAGGATATTAAAGCTAGATGAAAATGTTTTGAGGGAGATAGAAGAGAAACTTAAGAGGAGGGGGAGGACCCTAAGTGAACCAGCAAAGAAGATGGCATACATACCAGAGGGAAGCAAGATAATAAACAATTTAATTGGAACAGCCCCAGGGATAATGCTTGAATATGAGGGGGCAACAATAATAGCCCTACCAGGAGTCCCAAGCGAACTGGAAGATATGTTCGAAAGGGAAGTTATAAAGATACTGGGATTCAAACATAAATTTCAAGAAAAGGAACTAACAATATATAACGTTCCTGAAGCCGAACTTGCACCCACAATAATAGAATTAATGAGAGAAATACCAGACATATACATAAAATCACATCCAAAAACGGAGCTCGGCAATAAAATAACACTAAAACTACACATATACAGCCAAAAGTATGAAGATAATGATTGGAATAAAGTTATAGAGAAGGTTAAGGAGAAGATACGGGAAAAACATAATTACTGCGAAATAAAGGAAATATAA